From one Synechocystis sp. PCC 6803 substr. PCC-P genomic stretch:
- a CDS encoding HAD family hydrolase translates to MEKFPHLLVLDFDGVLCDGLQEYFQTSCQVCRQIWPDLPREKLDRQRDNFYFLRPVIETGWEMPLLLKALATGVEPAAIEAAWPAVAQTLQRQEQIGKSQLAPVLDQVRDNYIHNDLAYWLGLHHFYPGVIGQLNHWLQSPYPQWLYVVTTKEGRFVQQLLKNQKVDFPLGQIIGKEIKQPKFKTLEQLRVKHQCDGDRLWFVEDMLTTLETVANQPALEQTSLFLADWGYNTPDSRGLAKQKKRFHLLSLQQFSAPFSEWF, encoded by the coding sequence ATGGAAAAATTTCCCCATTTGCTAGTCCTGGATTTTGATGGTGTGCTCTGCGACGGTTTGCAGGAATATTTTCAAACTAGTTGTCAAGTTTGTCGACAAATTTGGCCAGATCTACCGCGGGAGAAGCTCGATCGCCAAAGGGATAACTTTTATTTCCTTAGGCCGGTGATTGAAACGGGGTGGGAAATGCCCCTACTACTCAAAGCTTTGGCTACGGGGGTAGAACCAGCCGCTATTGAAGCAGCATGGCCCGCCGTTGCCCAGACTCTACAACGCCAAGAACAAATCGGCAAATCCCAACTAGCTCCAGTCCTAGACCAGGTGCGGGATAACTACATTCACAACGATTTGGCCTATTGGCTAGGACTTCATCATTTTTATCCGGGGGTAATTGGGCAGTTAAATCATTGGCTACAATCCCCCTACCCTCAATGGCTTTACGTTGTCACCACCAAGGAAGGCCGCTTCGTACAACAGTTGCTCAAAAATCAGAAAGTAGATTTCCCTCTAGGACAAATTATTGGCAAGGAAATTAAGCAACCTAAATTCAAAACCCTGGAACAGTTGCGAGTCAAGCATCAATGTGACGGCGATCGCCTTTGGTTTGTGGAGGATATGTTGACCACTCTGGAGACCGTTGCGAACCAGCCTGCCCTAGAGCAAACCAGTTTATTTCTGGCAGATTGGGGCTACAACACACCAGATAGCCGAGGGTTAGCCAAACAAAAAAAACGTTTTCACTTACTGTCTTTGCAACAATTCTCTGCTCCCTTTTCCGAATGGTTTTAG
- a CDS encoding tetratricopeptide repeat protein — MTESLPIVYLSVLLIILGGLGIFVFSQVLKARRLENTFSKLQKKLQNTKGTAQEYYQLGSIYLDKKLYSQSINLFQKALKMAEQVEPENQALIYNAMGYACFAQEQFDLAIRHYKDALKLYPDYVIALNNLANVYEKKQMVNKALETYQETLAIEPNNKVAQRRANSLKKRLVET, encoded by the coding sequence ATGACTGAGTCTCTACCCATTGTTTATCTTTCCGTCTTATTGATTATTTTGGGGGGACTGGGCATATTTGTCTTCAGTCAGGTGTTAAAGGCCCGTCGCCTAGAAAATACCTTTAGCAAACTACAAAAGAAGCTACAAAACACCAAAGGTACCGCCCAGGAATATTATCAATTGGGTAGCATTTATTTAGACAAAAAATTATATTCCCAATCGATTAATTTATTTCAAAAAGCCCTCAAAATGGCCGAGCAAGTGGAGCCAGAAAACCAAGCTTTGATTTACAATGCTATGGGCTATGCCTGTTTCGCTCAGGAGCAATTTGATCTGGCCATTCGCCATTACAAAGATGCCTTGAAACTATACCCAGATTATGTCATTGCTTTAAATAACTTAGCCAATGTTTATGAAAAAAAACAAATGGTTAACAAGGCGTTGGAAACCTACCAAGAAACTTTAGCAATAGAACCCAACAATAAAGTAGCTCAACGGCGGGCCAATTCCTTGAAAAAACGGCTTGTCGAGACTTAG
- a CDS encoding phycobilisome rod-core linker polypeptide, with protein MSVKASGGSSLARPQLYQTVPVSAISQAEQQDRFLEGSELNELTAYFQSGALRLEIAETLTQNADLIVSRAANRIFTGGSPLSYLEKPVERQPALVGASSDSRNGSVTYAESNGSGGLFGGLRSVFSSTGPIPPGFRPINIARYGPSNMQKSLRDMSWFLRYTTYAIVAGDPNIIVVNTRGLKEVIENACSIDATIVAIQEMRAASADYFRNNAQAKEIVLQYFDILLSEFKAPTPANKVRQGPSNDIQGLELPQSYFNAAAKRQKYAMKPGLSALEKNAVIKAAYRQIFERDITKAYSQSISYLESQVRNGDISMKEFVRRLAKSPLYRKQFFEPFINSRALELAFRHILGRGPSSREEVQKYFSIVSSGGLPALVDALVDSQEYADYFGEETVPYLRGLGVEAQECRNWGMQQDLFSYSAPFRKVPQFITTFAQYDRPLPDQHVYGSGNDPLEIQFGAIFPKETRNPSKRPAPFNKDTKRILIHRGPAVNNQVGNPSAVGEFPGSLGAKVFRLNGGLPGAKVGKNTGTSVKFGESSTQALIRAAYRQVFGRDLYEGQRLSVAEIQLENGDISVREFIKRLAKSELFLKLYWAPHYVCKAIEYMHRRLLGRPTYGRQEMNQYFDIASKQGFYAVVEAMIDSKEYSDAFGEDTVPYERYLTPGGLQMRSARVGSLREDIGQRVDKEVTPRFVELGQVSAIRTEPEIAYRSNQGVTRQRQQTKVFKLVSTYDKVAVKNAIRAAYRQVFERDLEPYIINSEFTALESKLSNNEINVKEFIEGLGTSELYMKEFYAPYPNTKVIEMGTKHFLGRAPLNQKEIQQYNQILASQGLKAFIGAMVNGMEYLQTFGEDTVPYRRFPTLPAANFPNTERLYNKLTKQDKELVVPSFTPVVKVGG; from the coding sequence ATGAGTGTTAAGGCAAGTGGTGGCAGCTCACTAGCGCGACCCCAACTCTACCAAACCGTTCCCGTCTCCGCTATCAGCCAAGCAGAGCAACAGGATCGCTTCCTAGAAGGGTCAGAACTAAACGAGTTAACAGCGTATTTTCAGTCCGGTGCCCTGCGTCTAGAGATTGCAGAGACCCTAACCCAAAATGCCGACTTGATCGTCTCTAGGGCCGCCAATCGAATTTTCACCGGCGGTTCCCCCCTCTCCTACCTGGAAAAGCCCGTTGAGCGTCAACCTGCATTGGTGGGTGCCTCCAGTGATAGTCGCAATGGCAGTGTTACCTATGCCGAAAGCAATGGAAGCGGTGGTCTCTTTGGGGGACTCCGTTCTGTTTTTAGCAGTACTGGCCCCATTCCCCCTGGTTTCCGTCCCATTAACATTGCCCGGTACGGTCCCAGCAACATGCAAAAATCTCTCCGGGACATGTCCTGGTTTTTGCGCTACACCACCTATGCCATTGTGGCCGGGGACCCCAACATCATTGTGGTCAATACCAGGGGTTTGAAGGAAGTCATTGAAAATGCCTGTTCCATCGATGCCACCATTGTCGCCATCCAGGAAATGCGGGCTGCTTCCGCCGATTATTTCCGCAACAATGCCCAGGCTAAAGAGATTGTTCTGCAATACTTCGACATTCTCCTGAGCGAATTTAAAGCCCCCACCCCAGCCAATAAAGTTCGCCAGGGCCCTTCCAATGATATCCAAGGTTTAGAGCTACCCCAGAGCTATTTCAATGCCGCCGCTAAACGGCAGAAATACGCCATGAAGCCCGGTTTGTCCGCCCTGGAAAAAAATGCGGTCATCAAGGCAGCCTACCGGCAAATTTTTGAGCGGGACATTACCAAAGCCTACAGCCAATCCATTTCTTATCTGGAATCCCAGGTACGCAATGGCGACATTTCCATGAAGGAATTTGTCCGTCGTTTGGCTAAATCTCCCCTCTACCGCAAGCAATTCTTTGAACCCTTCATCAACAGCAGGGCTCTAGAATTGGCTTTCCGCCATATCCTTGGTCGGGGACCCAGCTCCCGGGAAGAAGTGCAAAAATACTTTTCCATCGTTTCTAGTGGTGGCCTTCCCGCCCTGGTGGATGCGTTGGTCGATTCCCAGGAATATGCCGATTACTTTGGGGAAGAAACAGTGCCCTATCTGCGGGGTCTAGGGGTAGAAGCCCAGGAATGCCGCAACTGGGGGATGCAACAAGATCTCTTTAGCTACAGCGCTCCTTTCCGCAAAGTTCCCCAGTTCATCACCACCTTTGCCCAGTACGATCGCCCGTTACCGGATCAACACGTCTATGGTTCCGGCAACGACCCCCTGGAAATTCAATTTGGGGCCATTTTCCCGAAAGAAACCCGCAATCCTAGCAAACGACCTGCTCCCTTTAACAAAGACACCAAACGGATTCTCATCCACCGGGGCCCGGCGGTTAATAACCAAGTAGGCAATCCCAGTGCTGTGGGCGAATTTCCCGGTAGTTTGGGGGCGAAAGTGTTCCGTCTCAATGGCGGTTTACCCGGTGCCAAAGTGGGCAAAAATACCGGCACCAGCGTCAAATTTGGTGAAAGCTCCACCCAGGCTTTGATTCGGGCTGCCTACCGTCAAGTGTTTGGTCGGGATCTGTACGAAGGGCAACGGCTCTCCGTGGCGGAAATTCAACTGGAAAATGGCGACATTAGCGTGCGGGAATTTATCAAGCGTCTAGCTAAATCGGAACTGTTCCTCAAGCTTTACTGGGCTCCCCACTACGTCTGTAAGGCGATCGAATATATGCACCGTCGCCTGCTGGGTCGTCCCACCTACGGCCGCCAGGAAATGAATCAATATTTCGACATTGCTTCTAAACAGGGTTTCTATGCTGTGGTGGAAGCGATGATTGATAGCAAAGAATACAGCGATGCCTTTGGGGAAGACACCGTTCCCTACGAGCGTTACCTCACCCCCGGTGGTCTACAAATGCGTTCCGCCCGGGTTGGTTCCCTGCGGGAAGACATTGGTCAACGGGTGGATAAGGAAGTTACTCCCCGCTTTGTGGAATTGGGCCAGGTTTCGGCCATCCGCACTGAGCCGGAAATTGCCTACCGCAGCAACCAAGGGGTTACCCGTCAACGGCAACAAACCAAAGTCTTTAAGCTGGTGTCCACCTACGATAAGGTTGCGGTTAAAAATGCCATCCGGGCCGCCTACCGTCAGGTGTTTGAGCGGGATTTGGAACCTTACATCATCAATTCCGAGTTCACTGCCCTGGAAAGTAAGCTCAGCAACAATGAAATTAACGTTAAGGAATTCATTGAAGGTTTAGGCACTTCCGAGCTCTATATGAAGGAGTTCTATGCCCCCTATCCCAACACCAAAGTGATTGAAATGGGTACCAAGCACTTCCTCGGTCGGGCTCCCCTCAATCAAAAGGAAATCCAGCAGTATAACCAAATTTTGGCCAGCCAAGGGCTAAAGGCCTTCATCGGGGCTATGGTCAACGGCATGGAATATCTGCAAACCTTTGGTGAAGATACGGTGCCCTACCGTCGTTTCCCCACCCTACCGGCGGCTAACTTCCCCAATACGGAACGGCTTTATAACAAGCTCACCAAACAGGATAAGGAGTTAGTGGTTCCCAGCTTTACCCCAGTAGTAAAAGTGGGCGGTTAG
- a CDS encoding SH3 domain-containing protein: MTLDKLGSAFLLGIALASLGVPALARGISTLRAADPNTRINVRTQPTIKSSAPQYGLPGDKVEVIKCVQDKDTQNSDLNWCEVKFVKSKAVGWIRSDFIIFADGGE, translated from the coding sequence ATGACTTTGGACAAGCTTGGGTCGGCCTTTTTGCTAGGTATTGCTTTGGCGAGCTTGGGCGTTCCTGCCCTTGCCCGGGGAATTTCTACCCTCAGGGCAGCAGATCCCAATACTCGTATTAATGTGAGAACTCAGCCTACTATCAAATCCAGTGCTCCTCAGTATGGACTACCCGGTGACAAAGTTGAAGTCATCAAGTGTGTTCAAGATAAGGACACCCAAAATAGTGATTTGAATTGGTGTGAAGTTAAATTTGTTAAATCGAAAGCTGTCGGTTGGATACGCAGTGACTTTATTATTTTTGCTGACGGAGGCGAATAG
- a CDS encoding DNA double-strand break repair nuclease NurA yields the protein MLDITKLAGQMPALGQHFRQEATAGHQRLERAKELFFQAQQRQSYLLNTLTEWGDRLFFAVARPLEPLDTRVNIGEAPVNHSVFATDGSQIAPSHHEIAYCYLLNIGRVMLHYGQNLHPLLDSVPEVYYRPEDLYASRRWGIRTEEWLGHRRTVLEAERLAALACRWVSPPGPHSDPNLAMVDGSLIYWFLENLPQEARNQILEPILAAWETLRQARIPLMSYISAPRSVESINLLRLQACPHESPNCVSHCEGCQAEERKTPCQIFDPLRDSNLWKEFLSPGQRGPIWHSNARILEAYAPEQRVCFCYVQGSSEVARVEFPVWLAEDSELLDQSLAIVLSQIEKGFGYPVALAEAHNQAVVRGGDRRRFFALLEQQLVRTGLRSIGTSYKEARKRNTVV from the coding sequence ATGCTTGATATCACCAAGTTAGCTGGCCAAATGCCGGCCCTGGGGCAACATTTCCGTCAGGAAGCCACTGCTGGCCATCAACGGCTAGAAAGGGCTAAGGAATTATTTTTCCAAGCTCAACAGCGTCAATCCTATTTGCTCAACACCCTGACAGAATGGGGCGATCGCCTCTTTTTTGCAGTGGCTAGGCCTCTGGAACCATTGGATACAAGGGTCAACATTGGGGAGGCTCCGGTTAACCACAGTGTGTTTGCCACGGACGGTTCCCAAATTGCGCCCTCCCACCATGAAATCGCTTACTGTTACCTGCTCAACATTGGCCGGGTGATGCTCCACTATGGGCAAAATTTACATCCTCTGTTGGACAGTGTGCCGGAGGTTTATTACCGTCCTGAAGATTTATACGCTTCCCGCCGTTGGGGTATTCGCACCGAGGAATGGTTGGGTCATCGCCGCACTGTGTTGGAAGCGGAAAGGTTAGCCGCCCTAGCCTGTCGTTGGGTTAGCCCCCCAGGGCCCCACAGCGACCCTAACTTAGCCATGGTGGATGGTTCGCTAATTTATTGGTTTTTGGAAAATTTACCCCAGGAAGCAAGGAACCAAATTCTGGAACCGATTTTGGCCGCCTGGGAAACGCTACGTCAGGCCCGCATTCCCCTGATGAGTTACATCAGTGCCCCCAGGAGTGTGGAATCGATTAATCTTTTGCGGCTCCAGGCTTGTCCCCACGAAAGCCCCAATTGCGTCAGCCATTGCGAAGGTTGTCAGGCGGAGGAACGGAAAACCCCCTGTCAAATTTTTGACCCGCTGCGGGATAGCAATCTGTGGAAGGAGTTTCTATCCCCTGGACAACGGGGGCCGATTTGGCATAGTAATGCCCGCATTTTGGAAGCCTATGCCCCAGAACAACGGGTTTGTTTTTGCTATGTCCAAGGCAGTTCGGAGGTAGCGAGGGTGGAATTTCCCGTTTGGCTAGCGGAGGATTCGGAGTTGCTTGATCAATCCTTAGCCATTGTCCTTAGTCAGATAGAAAAGGGTTTTGGTTATCCCGTGGCCCTAGCGGAAGCCCATAATCAGGCCGTGGTGCGGGGCGGCGATCGCCGTCGTTTTTTTGCCCTGTTGGAACAACAATTGGTCAGGACGGGGCTGAGGAGCATTGGCACTTCCTATAAGGAAGCCAGGAAAAGGAATACGGTGGTTTAG
- a CDS encoding CBS domain-containing protein, which yields MSRTVGEVMTPNPITVKPDTPLQDAIRLLAENRISGMPVLDDQEKLVGVISDTDLMWQESGVDTPPYVMLLDSIIYLQNPARHERELHKALGQTVGEVMNDVPISILPTQTLREAAHLMNEKKIRRLPVLNVESRQLIGILTQGDIIRAMARGEA from the coding sequence ATGAGCAGAACGGTTGGGGAAGTGATGACCCCGAATCCCATCACAGTCAAACCAGATACCCCCCTACAGGATGCCATTCGTCTTTTGGCGGAGAATCGCATCAGTGGCATGCCGGTGCTGGATGACCAGGAAAAATTGGTGGGGGTCATTTCCGACACCGACTTGATGTGGCAGGAGTCTGGGGTGGATACGCCTCCCTATGTGATGTTGCTAGACAGTATTATTTACCTACAAAATCCCGCCCGCCACGAACGGGAATTGCACAAAGCCCTGGGACAAACGGTGGGGGAAGTGATGAACGATGTTCCTATTAGCATTTTGCCCACCCAAACTTTACGGGAAGCGGCCCATTTGATGAATGAGAAAAAAATTCGCCGTCTGCCAGTGTTGAATGTGGAAAGTAGGCAACTGATCGGTATTTTGACCCAAGGGGATATTATCCGCGCCATGGCCCGGGGAGAAGCCTAG
- a CDS encoding recombinase family protein has product MRIVAYVYSDRLLEPAPDPQIWGVEVDQVYVDLGERSALGQLLEHCQNQSIDYCLVRNLNELGQSTAEVSQTLTQLENYGITVIALEQDYQNHGKAEMAIARQQWSELWANLEQEQRKDSLRRGHARNRLALAPPPGKAPYGYRRSSGHYVVDRATAPVVKAFFEKFILSGCLRSSVRYLEQTYGKKIAVATGRRWLSHPVYRGDLLYQNQTVIADTHAPLLSRTEAAQIDRLLRRNAPLPRRTASAPRSLAGLVSCGRCQTPWVVAHVTSRHQSKAYLYLRPRHCPEQPQCQAIAYGQLLEQVIKQICQQLPLAVAQLSPSSLGTEYQHLQQAIVEKQSLLEQLPTWEQRGVLDSHTHQLRRYQLKQDLAQLQQQLDQMPPDELQRIIPAVSLPQFWRDLSETERRFYFREFIRSIQLERKPQGWDFCLTFVFGAKGNPAT; this is encoded by the coding sequence ATGCGTATTGTTGCCTACGTTTATTCTGATCGCCTGTTGGAACCAGCACCGGATCCTCAGATTTGGGGAGTGGAGGTGGACCAAGTTTATGTGGATCTAGGGGAAAGGTCAGCCCTGGGGCAACTGTTGGAGCATTGCCAAAATCAGAGCATTGATTATTGTCTGGTTAGAAATCTCAATGAATTGGGCCAGTCCACCGCCGAAGTCAGCCAAACTTTGACCCAATTGGAAAATTATGGCATCACGGTCATCGCCCTAGAGCAGGATTATCAGAACCATGGCAAGGCCGAAATGGCGATCGCCAGACAACAATGGTCAGAACTGTGGGCCAACCTAGAGCAAGAACAACGCAAAGATAGTCTCCGCCGAGGCCACGCCCGTAATCGTTTAGCTTTAGCTCCTCCCCCTGGTAAAGCGCCCTATGGTTATCGTCGTAGTTCTGGCCATTATGTGGTGGACCGGGCGACAGCTCCGGTAGTGAAAGCATTTTTTGAAAAATTTATCCTCTCTGGTTGCCTGCGGAGCTCTGTCCGCTATTTGGAACAGACCTATGGCAAGAAAATTGCCGTGGCCACCGGACGACGTTGGTTAAGCCATCCCGTGTATCGGGGGGATTTGCTCTACCAAAATCAAACCGTCATTGCCGATACCCATGCCCCTTTATTAAGCCGCACTGAAGCAGCCCAAATTGACCGCCTCCTACGCCGTAACGCTCCTCTACCACGCCGCACCGCCAGTGCCCCCCGTTCCTTAGCTGGTTTAGTGAGTTGTGGCCGTTGCCAGACCCCCTGGGTGGTGGCCCATGTGACATCCCGTCATCAAAGCAAGGCCTATCTTTATCTCCGGCCCCGCCATTGTCCCGAACAACCACAATGCCAGGCGATCGCCTATGGACAATTGTTAGAACAGGTAATTAAGCAAATTTGTCAGCAGTTGCCCCTGGCTGTGGCCCAGTTATCCCCGTCTTCCCTGGGCACCGAGTATCAGCATTTACAACAGGCGATCGTTGAAAAACAGAGTTTACTCGAGCAACTACCCACCTGGGAACAGCGGGGCGTACTGGACAGCCACACTCATCAACTGCGCCGGTACCAACTGAAACAAGACCTGGCCCAGCTACAACAACAGTTGGACCAAATGCCCCCGGACGAATTGCAACGCATCATTCCTGCCGTTTCCCTACCGCAATTTTGGCGAGACCTGTCGGAAACGGAACGCCGTTTTTACTTCCGGGAGTTTATTCGTAGTATCCAATTGGAACGAAAACCCCAGGGATGGGATTTTTGCCTCACCTTCGTCTTTGGAGCCAAGGGAAACCCAGCGACCTAG
- a CDS encoding DUF4114 domain-containing protein, which translates to MTIQYTPLADRLLAYLAADRLNLSAKSSSLNTSILLSSDLFNQEGGIVTANYGFDGYMGIPGMDGTDAESQQIAFDNNVAWNNLGDLSTTTQRAYTSAISTDTVQSVYGVNLEKNDNIPIVFAWPIFPTTLNPTDFQVMLNTGEIVTPVIASLIPNSEYNERQTVVITGNFGNRLTPGTEGAIYPVSVGTVLDSTPLEMVGPNGPVSAVGITIDSLNPYVAGNGPKIVAAKLDRFSDLGEGAPLWLATNQNNSGGDLYGDQAQFRLRIYTSAGFSPDGIASLLPTEFERYFQLQAEDITGRTVILTQTGVDYEIPGFGLVQVLGLADLAGVQDSYDLTYIEDHDNYYDIILKGDEAAVRQIKRVALPSEGDYSAVYNPGGPGNDPENGPPGPFTVSSSPQVIEVTDTIGQPTKVSYVEVDGPVLRNPFSGTPIGQEVGLAVKDLATGHEIYQYTDPDGKVFYASFAAADDQATDLTTAIANPTAIDLINARGFTAGSSVTVSGSYSREAFFDGSMGFYRLLDDNGAVLDPLTGGVINPGQVGYQEAALADSNRLQATGSTLTAEDLETRAFSFNILGGELYAPFLTVNDSLSGINQTYFAFGSANPDGISHSTNLGPNVIGFEDFLGGGDLDFDDIIVRFTLT; encoded by the coding sequence ATGACTATTCAATACACCCCCCTAGCCGATCGCCTGTTGGCCTACCTCGCCGCCGATCGCCTAAATCTCAGCGCCAAGAGTAGTTCCCTCAACACCAGTATTCTGCTCAGCAGTGACCTATTCAATCAGGAAGGGGGAATTGTAACAGCCAACTATGGCTTTGATGGTTATATGGGAATTCCCGGTATGGATGGCACCGATGCGGAATCCCAACAGATTGCCTTTGACAACAATGTGGCCTGGAATAACCTGGGGGATTTGTCCACCACCACCCAACGGGCCTACACTTCGGCTATTAGCACAGACACAGTGCAGAGTGTTTATGGCGTTAATCTGGAAAAAAACGATAACATTCCCATTGTTTTTGCGTGGCCCATTTTTCCCACCACCCTTAATCCCACAGATTTTCAGGTAATGCTTAACACGGGGGAAATTGTCACCCCGGTGATCGCCTCTTTGATTCCCAACAGTGAATACAACGAACGGCAAACGGTAGTAATTACGGGCAATTTTGGTAATCGTTTAACCCCAGGCACGGAGGGAGCGATTTATCCCGTTTCCGTAGGCACAGTGTTGGACAGTACTCCTTTGGAAATGGTGGGACCCAACGGCCCGGTCAGTGCGGTGGGTATTACCATTGATAGTCTCAACCCCTACGTGGCCGGCAATGGTCCCAAAATTGTCGCCGCTAAGTTAGACCGCTTCAGTGACCTGGGGGAAGGGGCTCCCCTCTGGTTAGCCACCAATCAAAATAACAGTGGCGGGGATTTATATGGAGACCAAGCCCAATTTCGTTTGCGAATTTACACCAGCGCCGGTTTTTCCCCCGATGGCATTGCCAGTTTACTACCCACAGAATTTGAACGGTATTTTCAACTCCAAGCGGAAGATATTACGGGACGGACAGTTATCCTAACCCAAACTGGTGTTGATTATGAAATTCCCGGCTTTGGTCTGGTGCAGGTGTTGGGGCTGGCGGATTTGGCCGGGGTTCAGGACAGCTATGACCTGACTTACATCGAAGATCATGACAACTATTACGACATTATCCTCAAAGGGGACGAAGCCGCAGTTCGCCAAATTAAGAGGGTTGCTTTGCCCTCCGAAGGGGATTATTCGGCGGTTTATAATCCCGGTGGCCCCGGCAATGATCCAGAGAATGGTCCCCCAGGGCCCTTTACTGTGTCCAGTAGTCCCCAGGTAATTGAGGTAACGGATACCATCGGCCAGCCCACCAAAGTCTCCTATGTGGAAGTGGATGGCCCCGTATTGCGTAATCCCTTCAGTGGTACTCCCATTGGGCAAGAGGTGGGTTTAGCGGTTAAAGATCTGGCCACAGGTCATGAAATTTATCAGTACACTGACCCAGATGGGAAGGTATTTTATGCTTCCTTTGCTGCCGCTGATGACCAAGCCACGGATTTAACCACGGCGATCGCCAATCCCACGGCCATCGATTTAATTAACGCCAGGGGATTTACGGCGGGTAGTTCCGTCACCGTATCGGGTTCCTACAGTCGGGAAGCCTTTTTTGATGGATCCATGGGTTTTTATCGACTTCTGGACGATAACGGTGCAGTGCTAGATCCCTTAACAGGTGGTGTAATCAACCCAGGACAGGTAGGTTATCAAGAAGCAGCTTTGGCAGATAGCAATCGTTTGCAAGCCACTGGCTCCACCCTAACGGCAGAAGACCTAGAAACCAGAGCATTTTCCTTCAATATTTTGGGTGGCGAGTTGTATGCGCCATTTTTAACGGTTAATGACAGTCTTTCCGGTATTAATCAGACTTATTTTGCCTTTGGGTCGGCCAACCCAGATGGCATCAGCCACAGCACAAACTTGGGACCCAACGTGATTGGTTTTGAAGATTTTCTCGGCGGAGGAGACCTAGATTTCGACGACATCATTGTCAGATTTACGCTGACTTAG
- a CDS encoding Gfo/Idh/MocA family protein — translation MTSHQLNGQRSYLQPIRIGVIGVGNMGQHHTRVLSLMKDVEFVGIADVNVERGLDTASKYRVHFFEDYQEMLPHVDAVCVAVPTRLHHDVGMNCLQNNVHTLIEKPIAASIAEAESLVNAAADANCILQVGHIERFNPAFLELTKILKTEELLAIEAHRMSPYSQRANDVSVVLDLMIHDIDLLLELVGSEVVKLSASGSRASGSGYLDYVTATLGFSSGIVATLTASKVTHRKIRSIAAHCKNSLTEADFLNNEILIHRQTTADWSADYGQVLYRQDGLIEKVYTSNIEPLHAELEHFIHCVRGGDQPSVGGEQALKALKLASLIEEMALDSQEWHGGEVVTEYQDATLALSASV, via the coding sequence ATGACGAGCCATCAGCTCAACGGGCAACGGAGTTACCTTCAGCCGATCCGCATCGGGGTGATTGGGGTGGGCAATATGGGACAGCACCATACCAGAGTCCTGAGCCTGATGAAGGATGTGGAGTTTGTGGGTATTGCCGATGTCAATGTGGAACGGGGCCTAGACACCGCCAGTAAGTATCGGGTGCATTTTTTTGAAGATTATCAGGAGATGTTGCCCCATGTGGATGCGGTTTGTGTGGCGGTTCCCACTAGGCTCCATCACGATGTGGGCATGAATTGTTTGCAAAATAATGTCCATACTCTGATTGAAAAACCCATTGCCGCTAGCATTGCTGAAGCGGAATCCCTGGTTAATGCCGCCGCCGATGCCAATTGCATTCTCCAAGTGGGGCACATTGAACGCTTCAACCCGGCATTTTTAGAGCTAACCAAAATTCTCAAAACGGAAGAGTTATTGGCGATCGAAGCCCATCGCATGAGTCCCTATTCCCAGCGGGCCAATGATGTCTCCGTGGTATTGGATTTGATGATCCATGACATTGACCTGTTGCTGGAATTGGTGGGTTCGGAAGTGGTTAAACTGTCCGCCAGTGGCAGTCGGGCTTCTGGGTCAGGATATTTGGATTATGTCACCGCTACGTTAGGCTTCTCCTCCGGCATTGTGGCCACCCTCACCGCCAGTAAGGTCACCCATCGTAAAATTCGTTCCATCGCCGCCCACTGCAAAAATTCCCTCACCGAAGCGGATTTTCTCAATAACGAAATTTTGATCCATCGCCAAACCACCGCTGATTGGAGCGCGGACTATGGCCAGGTATTGTATCGCCAGGATGGTCTAATCGAAAAGGTTTACACCAGTAATATTGAACCTCTCCACGCTGAATTAGAACATTTTATTCATTGTGTTAGGGGAGGTGATCAACCCTCAGTGGGGGGAGAACAGGCCCTCAAGGCCCTGAAGTTAGCCAGTTTAATTGAAGAAATGGCCCTGGACAGTCAGGAATGGCATGGGGGGGAAGTTGTGACAGAATATCAAGATGCCACCCTGGCCCTCAGTGCGAGTGTTTAA